The sequence below is a genomic window from Synechococcus sp. UW179A.
GCTGATGCCATTGGGTCTTCTGGAGACTGCTCTCCTGGTGGCAAGCGCCGGCTTGGCTCACGTTGTGCTGATGGTGGTTTGCAAACCCTTGAGGCTCGTTTGTGAAGAGGTGCTACGGCTGATCGACAGCTTCTGGCTTGGCTTCAACCGGCGATTCTTATGGCGTTCCGACTGTCGTTCTAATAACGGTTTTTGCAGCCATCGAGTGGGATCTGGTCTGTTGGGATGGTTGTCTTCTGTACCTCAGGGACAACGTCTTGCTGGGTCTTCTGGTAGCAAATGGCTCAAAGGAACCCCTACTGCTTCTGAGAATCGCTTGCATGAAGGTCAGTTTTGCTTCTAGAGTCGAGATCGATTCTCAATAGCAGGACGTTATCCGTCCATGACTCTCTCGGCTTACCGGTTTCTTCCCGATGCTCCAGTGGCATTGATGACGATGCCCCGTCACCAGACCGTGTTGATCGACCCGGCTTCTGCTGGCCAAGGCAGCATTCTTGAAGTCCATGAAGGCTTCTGCCGTGTGTATTGCCCCTGCGAGGAAACAGAGGGTATGACTCTGGCTTTCCTTCAGGCGGGCGACCGCCTGAGGACTGACCGCCTTTGCAGCGAAGGCATCTGCGTCGAAGCTCTCACTGATCTGCGCCTCGCCCGCAGTGTTTCATCTGACGATGAAGTCGGCATGGACGCAGTGAATGAGTGGACGTTGCAGCTTCTGCGCATCCGTCACCTCGGACAGGCTGAGCAGAGGCTTCACGCTCTCTTCGCGCTTCTCGTCAATCGTTTAGGCAAGCGATGCAGCGATTGCTTCCAGTTGCCATTCCGCCTGACGCATGATCGTCTTGGAGAGCTGATTGGAGCCACGCGCGTCACCACGACACGTCAGGTCTCCAAGTGGAGAAATGTTGATCAAATGAACTGTTCGGGTGGTGAATTCACCATGAACTTCTCGATCGACATGATCAGCACCGCACCTCTGACCCATCTCTGATGGCTTTGATCCACCGCCAGGGCACCAATCTCATGGCAACGCTCTGTGGTGATGCAGAGCGTTGTTCCAGGCGGAGTCTTCAAATCAATCAACAGTGCAATCTGTGCCTGAATCAGAGATTGATCAAGCGATTACGAGCTGAGCAGTCTCAGATTGCATTGCGCCTCAGAGAGCTACAGAAGCTGATTGCAGGGATGGATCGTGAATTCGTTGCCGATCCTCTGGCATGGGATTTCGCGAACGAAGTTGCCCGACGGGCGATTGTGAAAATTCGCTCTTCGGTGAATTGATCACTGAAGCTGGGCGGGGTCTGCGACACCATCTCTCAGTTCGTTATCAATGATCAACACAGCAGCAGCCTGTCCAGCTGCGAACTTGGTTCGACCGAGCAGATGAGCTGCTTCATGTTCGGCTTTGATTTGTTCTTCCACCATTGGTTCGAGAAATACTGCGCTACGTGAGTCGCCGACGCGTTCAGCCGCCATCAGCAGTTGTTGGAGTGACGTGGTCACATCCCGCTCAGTCAGAAATGCGGTACTCATCACGTCGAGAACTGATTCCCAGGATTGATCAGGAGACTCGATAGCTTGTAACTCAGGTGATTGGGCCCGGGCGATCAGATAGTCAGCCACCTTGGCTGCGTGCTCCTGTTCCCCTTTGGCTTCGTCATTGAAGTGTTTGGAGAACCCGCGCAATTCCCGTTCAGCCATCCAGATGGCAGCGCCAAAATAGGTCGCATGGGCTTGACGCTCCATGTTGAAATGCGCCTGAAAACCCTCCAGCAAGGCTGGATCCATCGATTCCGCCATCGCTCGACCCGAAGGGCCGATCTGCACTTGAACGTGCTTTGAGGAATCAGAGAGCATGAAACCGTGGCGCCTGTGTATCAAATGTACACGCGTTCCCGAGCTTTTCGACGGCTGCTGATGTCGCGATTGATCAGAGCTGTATAATGAGATGCATTCTCAGCAGCTTGGGTCGTGCCTGTTCATCAGCCTCAGAAAAAGAAAGGTTGTAAGAAGTCCAAGTGCTCGAAGTGGAAGGGCGGTCAATGCAAATGCGGACGTGGTTGAGCGAAGAGCTCATCCTGTTTGGCTTGCAGTTGCAGAAGGTTTAGGCGCATCGTTTTTGTTGCGACATCGACGTCGATGAGCTTTTGACGTTGCATCCAGCTCAGGTGTCTGCTGATTGTGGGCCTTGTGCTGCTGATGATTTCGCCGATGCGTCGGTGGGACAGGCCCGTAATCATGGTTTGACCAGCAGCGGAATGATGATTGGTTCTTGTTCTGGCGAGCAGCAAGAGCAGCTTGATCAATCGTTCCAGACTGTCTGCGGGCTGCTTGATTTCGTAGAGGTCGAGAATCCAATTTTCAAGAAAATGGTTGGTCTCGATCGGTTGACCTTTCGGGTTGAATTCAACTTTGGATGTTTCAAGCGCTTCAATCATCAGCCTACGGTGATTGTTCCAAGAGAATGAGCTGCTTGTTCCAGCATCGATCAATGCCAATGTGGATTCGCTTGCATTGCTTTTGCTTTCATTAACGCAGTAAAGGCGAATAAAGCCAGCAATGATGTTCATTTGAAAGCTTCTATTTTCGCCTTCGTTTGTAATAATTCTGTGTTGACTTGATTTCTTTAGTGTGATGACAGATGTGATCAAAGTCGCTTGGTTTTTTTCGTCCTGCGCCATACCATTGACTGGTGCAAAGTTATTGAAGCACCTTCATCTTCAGTTGTTATAACAGTGCAGGCGTGCCTGTAAAGCGTTTTTTTTGATACGAGCTTCTCGTGGTTTTGGGTTGCTCGGGCTGGGCTTGGCCGAATTCAATCAACGGCATCAAATTCTGACCTTGCCCACTTCTGCGCGAAGAGGTTCGCGTCCTGTGCCGATCAGAATCGGCTTCCGAGTGTAGATCTCGACGCGGATTCCACTCCGGGCCACAACGATCAGAGTCCGGCTGATGGCTAGTACTGAGATCACAAGGGCGCCTGGCCAGAGCAAGGCCATGAACAGCGCGGTCAGATCTGCCATGGTCATCCGGTTGGTTCCTGCCTTTGAGATAGCAACTTTGGCTGTTGACGATTGGTTGCTTGGCTGCCACCAGCGCCTGAATCTGCAATGGGGGGTGACGGATTGAGCCAGGTCAGGCACCATGGTTCACCATGTTGAATCCCATGCGTCGCATCGCCTGGCTCCTAGGGGGCTTTGCTCTGCTTGCTCTGCCCGTGTCGGGTGCAGGTTTGATGGAACTGCTTGAGAGCATGAAACCGGCGCGACCCGAGCGGTCGACGTTGCAGCTTCCGTCGCTTCCGTTGACGCCAGGCCGCGGCAAAAACTGGGTTGGTGACCGCATGCCTAAGCAGGGAACGTCGATTCTGGTTCTGGCAGGTCATGCCGACTCACAGCGGATGTACGGATCTGGGACACCAGGCTGGGCGGTTGGTGTTGCTGGAGCCGCTCCGATGCAAGTGGGCATGACCGATGAGCTCTACTGGAACCTGCGTACAGCCAGGGCTGTGGTGGCTGAGGGTAAAAAGCAGGGTTTGAATATCAGTTTTTATGACCCCGGTGTGCGCACCATTCGCAACGTGCAAGATCCACGTACCAACTGGTCCGTCGGTCAACAACATGCGTCGGAGGGGGGCTACGTCGTGGAAATCCATTACGACGCCTACTCACCGCATGGCATCGGTGCAGGAATCATTCCCGCTGTCGCATTCGGATTTTCCGTGATGGATGAAGCCCTGGCCAAGGAATTCGGGGCTTACCCCTACGACTATCGCGGCATGTTGGGAGCCCCTCGCAGAGGTGTGTCGATGCTGGAAATTGGCATGCTTGAGGGAGCTCTCGAGCGGGGCCTGCGTGATCCAAGACAACGCAAGCTGACCTTGGACAGGATCGCTAAGCGCGTCGTTACCGCATTGCGTGAGGGTCTGGAACAAGGAACGTCCCTTAGGGCTGTTTGTGCACCGACAACAGGCATCGCGGCGTACTGCCGTTAACGCTCACAAGGTGGTGTTCAGATAGTCCTCAAGCCGGTCAGTGGGAATGCGTTGATCGGAGACCGCATCTCCCACCGGCAGAAAGACAGGCATGGTGAGTTGTCCGTCGAGCACAAGCGGAATCAGCGGTTGACGGTCCACCCGCATCTCGGGACCGATTTTCTGAACGCAGAGCAGTTCGAGAACCCCGTCGTCGTGCTCGCGTTGGTACAAACGCGCATTCTCGATCGTGGCCAGATTGCATGGTGCAAAGCCATGATTGGCCACAACGTCACTCAGCCTCATCGTTCAGAGCCCCCCTCTCGCG
It includes:
- a CDS encoding Crp/Fnr family transcriptional regulator — protein: MTLSAYRFLPDAPVALMTMPRHQTVLIDPASAGQGSILEVHEGFCRVYCPCEETEGMTLAFLQAGDRLRTDRLCSEGICVEALTDLRLARSVSSDDEVGMDAVNEWTLQLLRIRHLGQAEQRLHALFALLVNRLGKRCSDCFQLPFRLTHDRLGELIGATRVTTTRQVSKWRNVDQMNCSGGEFTMNFSIDMISTAPLTHL
- a CDS encoding ferritin — its product is MLSDSSKHVQVQIGPSGRAMAESMDPALLEGFQAHFNMERQAHATYFGAAIWMAERELRGFSKHFNDEAKGEQEHAAKVADYLIARAQSPELQAIESPDQSWESVLDVMSTAFLTERDVTTSLQQLLMAAERVGDSRSAVFLEPMVEEQIKAEHEAAHLLGRTKFAAGQAAAVLIIDNELRDGVADPAQLQ
- a CDS encoding helix-turn-helix domain-containing protein gives rise to the protein MAQDEKNQATLITSVITLKKSSQHRIITNEGENRSFQMNIIAGFIRLYCVNESKSNASESTLALIDAGTSSSFSWNNHRRLMIEALETSKVEFNPKGQPIETNHFLENWILDLYEIKQPADSLERLIKLLLLLARTRTNHHSAAGQTMITGLSHRRIGEIISSTRPTISRHLSWMQRQKLIDVDVATKTMRLNLLQLQAKQDELFAQPRPHLH
- a CDS encoding dehydrogenase, coding for MRRIAWLLGGFALLALPVSGAGLMELLESMKPARPERSTLQLPSLPLTPGRGKNWVGDRMPKQGTSILVLAGHADSQRMYGSGTPGWAVGVAGAAPMQVGMTDELYWNLRTARAVVAEGKKQGLNISFYDPGVRTIRNVQDPRTNWSVGQQHASEGGYVVEIHYDAYSPHGIGAGIIPAVAFGFSVMDEALAKEFGAYPYDYRGMLGAPRRGVSMLEIGMLEGALERGLRDPRQRKLTLDRIAKRVVTALREGLEQGTSLRAVCAPTTGIAAYCR